The genomic DNA ACTGAGGGCTCCTGTTACTGCGCTGTTTCCTGTCTTTGTCacctccccacttccccccacgGGTCAGGCAGTGTTGCTGTTCTGGACAGGCCAACCCTGCTGTTACTTGAGCCTTGAGTTTTCAGTCCATGGGGATTGTATTGTTTATCCATATGGCCAAATGGCTAATTTGATTAGACTTTAAGCTCTTTCCCGAGGGATCAGCAATTCCTGCTGGCATACCATGTCCTTCCTGACACCAATGTTTTGCCCTGCTGGATTTCCAGTACACCTGCATGTGACCTCCCTGCTTACTGTTGGCCTTCCACAGGGTGTTTTCTTCTACCAGTTGTCAGAGCCTGGGTGCCATTAGTTGGATGTTGAGTTTTTCCTCATCTCCCCAAACAGTTTGTCCTGTCTGTTCTTGGGTTCCCATTTCTTTGTTGCCCAGCCCTATCTCCTGCTGGCCCATGTCCCTGTCTGTGGTAGCTCTGGGGTGTCTCTGGTGGGTGAGCTCTCCTTGACGTGCCTCCCAGAGTTCCTCTTGCTGGAGAACGTGGTGCATCATTTCAAGCTTCCCTGCGTGCTTGATCTGAAGATGGGGACCAGACAGCACGGAGATGATGCGTCTGAGGAGAAGGCTGCTCGGCAGATGAAGAAATGTGAACAGAGCACTTCTGCCACCTTGGGCGTGCGTGTGTGTGGGATGCAGGTAGGGATCCCCCAGGCTGCAGGTGCTGGACATTCCTTTTTGCAGCCTCATTAAACCTCCCAGTTAGCATTTTCTGCTGAGCACTGAATTTCAATCTCCCGCTGCAGGTAGGTACACCGGCATTCACGctatttttgtcttcctttctaAGCCTATAACAAAGGAACCTGCTTCTCCTGAGATGGCTTGCTTTGTCCACAGACAATTAGGGGATTGTCTAATAAAATTGTTTTGTGGCTCAGTGTTCAGCCAGAATCATGATGCCTGGGGAGGGAATTGCCTAAGATTTCCTTCTGTACTGCACTGAGAGTTAAAAAGTTGCTCTGCTGTGGCTTAGCCCTGTGCACAAGGGTTTGCTGCTGGTGCTGTTGTGCAACAGTTGCTCCCTTCCCCACCCACAGAAGGACCTTGTAACCCAGATCTCTGCCCACAGACTCTGAAGCAATGAGGGCTTCATGTTAATCACGTGCCACATAATGGCAATAGGTGTTGGCAGCGCCCACTGACAGAGGATTGTCCGAGTTGGCCTAAGACTTTGCTGTTTAACCCTTGGGGTCAGTTGTGCCGTGCCCATGTGTGGGGCACTGGGACTGATGAGCTGCCTTTTGAGCGTCTTGGGAGAGGATTGGTGCTCGGGCACCCTGACTGCGCCCATGGGATGCACCCACGAGCTGCTTTGGGATTCAGggaacaggcagagctgtgtcctGCTCCCTCTCCATCATGGGTGGGGACAGAATAAGTTCTCTCAGCCCTGACAGTGCAGGACAGCTCAGGGTTCTGTGTGTGGCCTTAGCCCGTTGCACCCACTTGATGTGCCTTTCCTCTGGTGTTCCAGGTCTATCAGCTGGACACAGGGCATTACTTATGCAGGAATAAATACTATGGACGCGGTCTTTCCATCGAAGGCTTCCGCAATGCCCTCTACCAGTATCTCCACAACGGCATCGAGCTGCGCAAGGACCTCTTTGAGCCTGTCCTTGCCAAGCTGCGGAGCCTGAAGGCGGTTTTGGAGAGACAGGCCTCTTACCGCTTCtactccagctccctcctcaTCATTTACGACGGGAAGGACAGCCGGGCGGGGACGTTCGTGGAGCGCCGGCCGGAGATGCGCCTGAAGCGGGTGGACGGCTCCGTCCCCGAGAGCCTCCAGGACGGCGGCAGCACCGAGCCCGGCTCCTCGGCACAGCCCAAGGTGGACGTGCGGATGATTGACTTTGCACACAGCACCTTCAAAGGCTTTCGCGACGACCCCACTGTGCACGACGGACCCGACATGGGCTATGTGTTCGGGCTGGAAAGCCTCATCAACATCATGGAACAGATGCGTGAGGAGAACCAGTAGCCCTGGGCTACGGCCTCTTATTCTTGTCCTGGTGGCAGGAGGAGACAAGACCACTTACTACCACAGGAAAAACACAACTTTGGTTTTAAACAACTGTATCGCTCCgttgtttttaaatgtacttGGATAGGAGAGCCGAGGGAGGCAGGATGGAAGAGCTCCTCGTGCTGACCAGACGGTTCCGACCGTGCTAGCTCTGCCTTCTGGAGGAGGCTCTGCAGATGCCTGCTGGGTGTCGGGTGTCCCAGTTCTTCGCTCTTTGTGTGTGCATTTTGGAGGGAGGACCTGGATATAGGGATGAgaaagcagggctggagctctAGCGTGAGGAGCCTCCTGCCTTGGGAGCTCTCGGGAGAGCCTTCCCTTCAGAATTCTCCGGAGCTGTTTGGAAAGGATGCTCCACTAATGGTTGGCAGCGTCCCTGTGGCCGCCAGTGAGCAGCTCAGGTGCTGGTCCCTGTGTTCCGTGttgctggctctgccctgggtTTTGCTGACGGGGCTTTGCTTTTGATGCtgcctttttctgctgtttgggCACTGTGAGTAGCCACCCCAGACACGGAAATGAAATGACCAAATGCAAcctctggcagagctgtggctgggaGGGAACACCACACACCTGGAGCTGTGCTCAAGCCCGGGGCCTGCTCCCTCTAATCATGACACAGGCAGGCACGGGGCTCTGAGGGAGTGACTCTGCCCTGGATCACTGACCAAGCAAGCACTCAGCTCGTGAGCTAGCAATAGTATCTGTAGCAGTTAAGATGACCCCAGCTGTGCAGCGGGGCGTTTCGGACCATTTCAACCCTTCCCCTCCTGTAATGTTTGTCCCACAGGCCGTACTGAGTCTGTCCCTCCAGCACAAAgctgccctctgctcccaggccctgccctccccacgGGCCTGGGGGTGGGTGGTGGAAGGGAAGGCTGAGGGTTAGGGCTgacccccttctcctccctgagGATCTCCAGGGGCCAGGTGAGGGGGGACCTGGCTGACCGGTGAGTGCCACTGCCTGCCTGTTTAGCTTTGCTTCACGGAGTCAGTCTGTCCCAAAATAAATGTCCCTTGGCCTCCCTTGAGGCATTAACATTTGATACTGTGGCCTGGTGGTACCAGACTGGACCCTGCTCCACATCACCCCCTGTTTCTGTGTTGGGGCCCCTGGATGCTCCCTCTTGCTCTCACTGACTTGTTCCATGGCGTTACCATTACCCTGGCTCCCTGCCAGGCCAGGGTcgggtttgggttgttttttttaattccttcagGAAAGCTCGTTTGGGAATACTCGCATGTCGCATGTGTGCCGACTCCATGTGCGCGCAGGTCTCTCGGAAAGCACAGGTTCTCGGCCAGCTGCGGGCACAGGTCTGTGCCACTGGGGGGAAAGGGGACAGGGGCTGGGCCAGCTCTCTCTGCCTGTTCACTTGTCCAAGCCATCGCTCCCCTCCCGCCCTCTGGACAAGGACCTCTATCCCTGGCACACTGCCCTGCGCTGGGTTACTTCATCGCTCCTGCGGATCGCTGCCTTGCCAGGACTCGCAGGATTTTTCAGGGAGCAGGTTGGCAGGAGGTTCCGGGGTCGGGTGAGGGGCTAAGTGTAGCCAGCAGGTGCCCCAGGTGCCCCCAATAGCCCTGTTacccccctggccctgccccagCGTGGCCTATTGCTGCCCCCCTCTGCATGTCCTTGTCCCCTGCGGGCTGTGCTCGGGAAGGCCAGGCCCCACCTCCTGGGGAGCCCCTTGGTGTCCCCTCGTGCCCACTCCCGCCGTTCCCACCTCACCGGCCGTGACAGACCTGCCACACTGCTGGTGCTCCGCGGGAGCCGCCTCCCCCCCTTCGGACCACCGCGGTGGGACTCCACAGCTTGTACATAGCCTTGGCCCCGTTTGTTTTTACATGAATAACCAACCTGTTTGTGCTTCACCAGAGAACCAAAAACCATTAAAGGAACTGTTTTTGTCCGCGGTGTGCCGTGCCTGCCTCTGCCGCGTCTGACCGCGGGGAAGGGGTGTGGGGGGGTTGGTGTTAAACGTCACCGCCCGGAGCGGGGTACGGCCGTGCCCCTGCCGGCTTCTCCTCGGGGCAGCCCGGGCAGGGCTGCAGCCGGGACCGGCCGTGCGGTGCTGCGGCGGGGAGCGGGACCGCTCTgcccccggggcgggcgggaggaCGAGTGCGGGGTGAGCGCTGGGAGTGGACGGGCGATGGAATCTGGGCGGGCGGGAGGACGAGTGCGGGGTGAGCGCTGGGAGTGGACGGGCGATGGAATCTGGGCGGGCTCTCGGACCCGAGGGGGCGGGCTCTGGGGTTCGGGCGGGCGGGGTGTAGGACCGCTGGGGGGGCGGGCTCTGTGCCGGGGCGGGCTGTAGGACGGGGGCGGGCTGTGTGGGGCGGGCTCTGTGCCCGGGGCGGGCTGTAGGACGGGGGCGGGCTGTGTGGGGCGGGCTCTGTGTGGGGCGGGGGGCAggccgcgggcggggcggggccgcgcggcgGTGAC from Pseudopipra pipra isolate bDixPip1 chromosome 11, bDixPip1.hap1, whole genome shotgun sequence includes the following:
- the IP6K1 gene encoding inositol hexakisphosphate kinase 1 isoform X1, which gives rise to MCVCQTMEVGKYGKNATRSGDRGVLLEPFIHQVGGHSSMMRYDDHTVCKPLITREQRFYESLPPEMKEFTPEYKGVVSVCFEGDSDGYINLVAYPYVENEALEQDDMPERDQPRRKHSRRSLHRSSSGTEHKEEKPGLASDSTESSIQESKSPRVDLHIHSDVPFQMLDGNSGLSSEKISYNPWSLRCHKQQLSRMRSESKDRKLYKFLLLENVVHHFKLPCVLDLKMGTRQHGDDASEEKAARQMKKCEQSTSATLGVRVCGMQVYQLDTGHYLCRNKYYGRGLSIEGFRNALYQYLHNGIELRKDLFEPVLAKLRSLKAVLERQASYRFYSSSLLIIYDGKDSRAGTFVERRPEMRLKRVDGSVPESLQDGGSTEPGSSAQPKVDVRMIDFAHSTFKGFRDDPTVHDGPDMGYVFGLESLINIMEQMREENQ
- the IP6K1 gene encoding inositol hexakisphosphate kinase 1 isoform X2, with product MCVCQTMEVGKYGKNATRSGDRGVLLEPFIHQVGGHSSMMRYDDHTVCKPLITREQRFYESLPPEMKEFTPEYKGVVSVCFEGDSDGYINLVAYPYVENEALEQDDMPERDQPRRKHSRRSLHRSSSGTEHKEEKPGLASDSTESIQESKSPRVDLHIHSDVPFQMLDGNSGLSSEKISYNPWSLRCHKQQLSRMRSESKDRKLYKFLLLENVVHHFKLPCVLDLKMGTRQHGDDASEEKAARQMKKCEQSTSATLGVRVCGMQVYQLDTGHYLCRNKYYGRGLSIEGFRNALYQYLHNGIELRKDLFEPVLAKLRSLKAVLERQASYRFYSSSLLIIYDGKDSRAGTFVERRPEMRLKRVDGSVPESLQDGGSTEPGSSAQPKVDVRMIDFAHSTFKGFRDDPTVHDGPDMGYVFGLESLINIMEQMREENQ